From candidate division KSB1 bacterium:
AGCTGTCGGATCTTCCGGAGTAACGACCAGAATATCGTTTGGAAAGCGCAGTACCACACTTCTTTTTTTATCCGTGGCATAAGCCTCAATGTGTGGAATTGCTTTTGGACTTTCCAGAAGCATTTTTGACTTCGACTCTTCCTTGTTTCTCCCATTTTTGAAATTCCGGCTGCCACCCCTCTGTATAAGACGATAGCGCATATTCCTTTTGAAATAATGTATCATCTGGTGCTCTAACCACGAGTGTGACAGGTCGCTTTTCAGGGTCATTATTTAGTTTCTTACCCACAGCATACTCCGCTCAAAGTTCATAATTTCCGCGAGCCGAAAATTTAAGATCATACGTTGCCCGCCTCAAACCTCCTGCTCGGCTAATATCGGTTAAAACATTGAAGCCATACTCTAGTTCACCGATGACAACGTTCTGAATGGATTTATAATCTACCGGCATAAAATTGTGTACCAGATTGACTTGTTCCTATAACGATGACCGGCAAATCCGGGAGGAGCTCTGTTGCAAGTTGCTTAACTTTGGAATCGCCCTCTTCTGATTGGATAACTATCTTCAGTAATTTGCGGGCACTTTCTGGCGACAATGCACTCTGTGATCGCTACTAGAGCAAATTGTCGGTTTTTTCCCTCACCGCTGACTAGCTCTTCCTGAAAATCGTTTGAAAAGCCACATGAAACTTACCCTTCGCAAGCCAAATGTCTAACGGGTTGTCGAGGCGGTCGAACCCATTCATTATGAGGCAAAAGAATGAGATCCCTGTTCATGTTTGAGTTTTGATCTCACCTTTTAACATAAATCCGCATTCCTCTAAACCTGCCTTAAGTAAGGTTGCTCTTGAAGCCTTATTCTCGATATTACAACGGGCCGCCGGTACTCTGCCTGCTAAGTAGCATTCCTTTTTCACTTCCTGTAAAATGTAACTTCCAAATCCTTTTCGACGACAAGCTTCCTTTACGTCCATATACAAATCTGCAAAGGGCAGATTATAGTGCAGCAGAAAGCCGCCGGTAGCGACAACTTCTTCTTTCAGTTCCAGAACGTATTTCCCGAGCTCGACTTTTGGGTCAAAGGTCTTATCGTCTTTTCTTGCGGCACGAAAAACAACACCGGGATTCCAATACTCAGTCACCACCTGGTCCGCAAACAGCACAACATCAGCGCTTATGTTTTGCGAAAACTCATACAGCATCGATGTGAGCAAAAGGTCATTGCTCTGGCATTCGATCAGGCTCGCTCCCGAAGCATCGATAAGTTTTGGAAAAATCGGGCTGGCAAATTTTCTGAATGGTGGAATTATGTAAAACTCAAAAATGGTGTCCCGGTTTTTTATTTCCTGTCCGTTTATTGAACCGTAACCGATCTCAACATCATTGAGGGTTAGAAGATACGAGTCTGTCCAGCCGCGTTCATGACATGCATTATACCTGATCTGAAAGTTGGTCTCCTGGAGAAATAAATTACGAAGAGGCAGAATTGCTTTTAGTTCAGCCTTGGAGATTTTTAATTTCAATTCTTTATCCAAGGGCATGCGCTTCGCCATATGGCAATAAACTCATTCGATGACCTACCTTCCGCAGTAGGAAACTTACCTGAAAATCCGTGCTTTGAGCACCGTGCGCGCATCTCCGACCCCAAAATTGCCATCCCTCCCAGCTGTCGTGTGCAGCTGCCGAGTCAGGTGTCTTCCTCTTTGAGCCTGATACTCGCTGCCAACTCAGGGTGTTTGCCCTGTCTGCCTGCGTAGAACTCCCGAATCCGTTCCATGTCATTCTTAATTTCACCAGTAGGAACAAAAGAGAGACCCATACATGCTTCTTTACGACTATAATCCAGATATCCACAAAGGATGGGAATTTGTGCGTCGTGAGCAATCCAGTAGAAACCAGACTTCCAATAGTCTCTTTTCTTACGTGTCCCTGAGGGCGCTATGAGAACGACAAGTTTCCGTGAATCCCTGAGCTGTTTAGCAACCTGGTCAACGACACCGTGCGGGCTGTCCCGATTAATAGCGAACCCGCCCAGCCACCTCATGACGCCGCCAAAGGGTTTCCTGAACAGCGAATGTTTCCCCATCCAGGAAACTTTCAACCGAAATATATAGACTGCAGACAGCCCGAAGGGCAAATCCCAGCTGCTGGTATGGGGTGCACCAATGAGGACGAATTTCCCACCGGCCGGAATCTGCCCCACCACATCCCAACCGGAAAACCGCATCCACCAACGCCCTATCCAGTATGGAATCAAACCCGTAGTGGGTCCATCATGTTTTATTTTGGAACTTTGCATAGCTTATAATCCATTCTACTCACAAGTTAAAATGCTCATAAACCTCAGCAAGAATTAGGAATTCTACTTTATTTCCATCAGTAACCAATGTAAATGGCCAGCACAATTGAGAGGGCACCGAGCGCCATAATAACCAATGTTGGTTTTAAAGCGAATTTGAACCATTTATCGAATGAAATACCGGCAATTGTAATTATTGCCATTAAAGCTCCGTTTGTAGGAACAAGCATGTCCATCATAACCGCACCATATTGATAGGCCAATACGCAAACCTGTCGGGAAATTCCGATTAAATCTGAGAGTGGCGCCAAAACAGGCATGGTTAGAACGGCTTGACCAGAGTAACTAGGTACG
This genomic window contains:
- a CDS encoding N-acetyltransferase → MKLKISKAELKAILPLRNLFLQETNFQIRYNACHERGWTDSYLLTLNDVEIGYGSINGQEIKNRDTIFEFYIIPPFRKFASPIFPKLIDASGASLIECQSNDLLLTSMLYEFSQNISADVVLFADQVVTEYWNPGVVFRAARKDDKTFDPKVELGKYVLELKEEVVATGGFLLHYNLPFADLYMDVKEACRRKGFGSYILQEVKKECYLAGRVPAARCNIENKASRATLLKAGLEECGFMLKGEIKTQT
- a CDS encoding 1-acyl-sn-glycerol-3-phosphate acyltransferase: MQSSKIKHDGPTTGLIPYWIGRWWMRFSGWDVVGQIPAGGKFVLIGAPHTSSWDLPFGLSAVYIFRLKVSWMGKHSLFRKPFGGVMRWLGGFAINRDSPHGVVDQVAKQLRDSRKLVVLIAPSGTRKKRDYWKSGFYWIAHDAQIPILCGYLDYSRKEACMGLSFVPTGEIKNDMERIREFYAGRQGKHPELAASIRLKEEDT